From Acidovorax sp. FHTAMBA, one genomic window encodes:
- a CDS encoding DUF937 domain-containing protein, with amino-acid sequence MNAPASLTDELLSQLQGAPLQQIASQLGTNPSQAQSAVAAALPMLLGALGRNAAQPQGAADLLGALQRDHVGRAAGGGGLGDLLGSVLGGMGGGGGAGGAADGASILGHIFGGNQQRAEAGLGQATGLGANAGQLLQILAPIVMAFLAQRTQAGGMDAGGLGAVLGREHAQVRQQGGVGGDLLGSLLDQDGDGQVGLGDLIKIGGGLLGGRR; translated from the coding sequence ATGAACGCACCCGCCTCTCTCACCGATGAATTGCTGTCGCAGCTGCAGGGCGCGCCGCTGCAGCAGATAGCCAGCCAGTTGGGCACCAACCCCTCGCAGGCGCAGAGCGCGGTAGCGGCGGCGCTGCCCATGCTGCTAGGCGCCCTGGGGCGCAACGCAGCGCAGCCCCAGGGCGCGGCCGACCTGTTGGGCGCCCTGCAGCGCGACCACGTGGGCCGCGCCGCTGGCGGTGGCGGGCTCGGCGATCTGCTGGGCTCGGTGCTCGGCGGCATGGGAGGCGGTGGCGGTGCCGGGGGTGCCGCCGATGGCGCCAGCATCCTGGGCCACATTTTTGGGGGCAACCAGCAGCGCGCCGAAGCGGGTCTGGGCCAGGCCACGGGCCTGGGGGCCAATGCGGGGCAGCTGCTGCAGATCCTTGCCCCCATCGTGATGGCGTTTCTGGCGCAGCGCACTCAGGCGGGCGGCATGGACGCCGGTGGCCTGGGCGCGGTGCTGGGCCGTGAGCACGCCCAGGTGCGCCAGCAGGGTGGCGTGGGTGGCGACCTGCTGGGCAGCCTGCTCGACCAGGACGGCGACGGCCAGGTCGGCCTGGGTGATCTGATCAAGATCGGTGGCGGCCTGCTGGGCGGGCGCCGCTGA